Proteins from a genomic interval of Asticcacaulis sp. AND118:
- the pseB gene encoding UDP-N-acetylglucosamine 4,6-dehydratase (inverting) — MSADLLRNFAPAGDPVKGKVVLITGGTGSFGRKLVDTLLSRYDPRKVIIFSRDELKQYEMRQALEERYDAAKLSKLRFFLGDVRDRPRLELAFRGVDVVVHAAALKQVPAAEYNPSECIATNVNGAENVVWACLQQRVQRVVALSTDKACSPINLYGATKLASDKIFVAANNLSGDIGTRFCAVRYGNVVGSRGSVVPYFNRLIEQGATELPITDMRMTRFWISLPQGVDFVLSCMETTRGGEIFVPKIPATTVCDLATAMAPQATHKVIGIRPGEKLHEIMISADDSRATWELPDRYFIEPEFVEYARDAAETTGATKVDEGFAYSSDINPERLDIEGIRGLMKAYLA, encoded by the coding sequence ATGAGTGCTGACCTGTTAAGGAATTTTGCGCCCGCCGGCGATCCGGTGAAGGGCAAGGTGGTGCTGATCACCGGCGGGACCGGCAGCTTCGGGCGCAAGCTGGTCGATACGCTGCTGAGCCGCTACGACCCGCGCAAGGTGATCATCTTTTCGCGCGACGAACTCAAGCAGTACGAGATGCGTCAGGCGCTGGAGGAGCGTTATGACGCGGCCAAGCTGTCGAAGCTGCGTTTCTTTCTGGGCGATGTGCGCGACCGTCCGCGTCTGGAACTGGCCTTTCGCGGCGTGGATGTCGTGGTCCACGCCGCGGCGTTGAAGCAGGTGCCGGCGGCGGAATATAACCCTTCCGAATGTATCGCCACCAATGTCAACGGCGCGGAAAACGTCGTCTGGGCCTGCCTGCAACAAAGGGTGCAGCGCGTGGTGGCGCTGTCGACCGACAAGGCCTGTTCGCCGATCAACCTCTATGGCGCGACCAAGCTGGCCTCGGACAAGATCTTTGTGGCCGCCAATAACCTGTCCGGCGATATCGGCACGCGCTTCTGCGCCGTGCGCTACGGCAATGTGGTCGGCTCGCGCGGGTCGGTGGTGCCCTATTTCAACCGCTTGATCGAACAGGGGGCGACCGAGTTACCCATCACCGACATGCGTATGACCCGCTTCTGGATTTCCCTGCCGCAAGGCGTCGATTTCGTCCTGTCGTGCATGGAAACGACGCGCGGCGGCGAGATCTTCGTCCCCAAGATACCGGCGACCACGGTCTGCGATTTGGCCACCGCCATGGCCCCGCAGGCGACGCACAAGGTCATCGGCATCCGTCCGGGCGAGAAGCTGCACGAGATCATGATTTCGGCGGACGACTCGCGCGCGACCTGGGAACTGCCCGACCGCTATTTCATCGAGCCGGAATTCGTCGAATACGCCCGCGATGCCGCCGAAACGACCGGCGCGACCAAGGTCGATGAGGGCTTTGCCTATTCCAGCGACATCAACCCCGAACGCCTGGATATCGAAGGCATCCGCGGCCTGATGAAGGCTTACCTCGCGTGA
- the pseC gene encoding UDP-4-amino-4,6-dideoxy-N-acetyl-beta-L-altrosamine transaminase, whose translation MTSFLPYGRQSIADSDIDAVVEALRSDYLTTGPMVDRFERELAATVGAKEAVVVSNGTAALHLCVMTQNLKPNDVIIVPSITFAASANCVAYCGAQVVFADVDPLTGLITDETFDAALALIGPQQRFAGVIPVHYAGRPVDLSHISAVCRERGAFLIEDACHALGTMGPQGSAGACTASDMAIFSFHPVKTLTTGEGGAITTNDPDLARRLRLLRSHGIERDPARFEGLGYGDSDDTGPWVYEMQALGFNYRLPDLNCALGVAQLKRLPGFIERRKALVAAYQAALAQTNLPVAWTPPAEGDDPVLHLFAPRIDFAAVGKTRAEVIAGLRERGIGTQVHYIPVHRQPYWQTRQLRPRDLPGADEFYRSTLSLPLYADMRDADPARVVAALKEVLG comes from the coding sequence GTGACCAGCTTCTTGCCATACGGACGGCAGTCGATCGCGGACAGCGACATCGACGCCGTCGTCGAGGCGCTGCGTTCCGATTATCTGACCACCGGCCCGATGGTCGACCGTTTCGAGCGCGAACTGGCGGCCACGGTCGGGGCGAAGGAGGCGGTGGTCGTGTCGAACGGTACGGCGGCTCTCCATCTGTGCGTCATGACGCAGAACCTTAAGCCCAATGATGTGATCATCGTCCCGTCGATCACCTTCGCGGCCTCGGCCAATTGCGTGGCCTATTGCGGGGCGCAGGTGGTGTTTGCCGACGTCGATCCGCTGACCGGCCTGATCACCGATGAGACGTTCGACGCGGCGCTGGCGCTGATCGGTCCGCAGCAGCGCTTTGCCGGGGTCATCCCTGTGCATTATGCCGGGCGTCCGGTCGATCTCAGCCATATCTCTGCCGTGTGCCGGGAGCGCGGGGCCTTCCTTATCGAAGACGCCTGCCACGCGCTGGGGACCATGGGACCGCAAGGTTCTGCCGGTGCGTGTACAGCGTCCGACATGGCCATCTTCTCCTTCCACCCGGTCAAAACCCTGACCACCGGCGAGGGCGGGGCCATCACCACCAATGACCCTGACTTGGCGCGGCGTTTACGTCTTCTGCGCAGTCACGGCATCGAGCGCGATCCGGCCCGCTTCGAGGGGCTGGGCTATGGCGACAGCGACGACACCGGGCCGTGGGTCTATGAGATGCAGGCGCTGGGCTTCAATTACCGCCTGCCGGACCTCAACTGCGCCTTGGGCGTGGCGCAACTGAAGCGCCTGCCGGGGTTTATCGAACGGCGTAAAGCGCTGGTGGCAGCTTATCAGGCCGCACTGGCACAGACGAACCTGCCCGTGGCGTGGACGCCGCCGGCAGAGGGCGACGATCCGGTGCTGCACCTGTTCGCGCCGCGCATCGACTTTGCCGCCGTGGGCAAGACGCGCGCCGAGGTTATAGCTGGCCTACGCGAACGCGGTATCGGTACGCAGGTCCACTATATCCCCGTGCACCGTCAGCCGTATTGGCAGACGCGGCAACTGCGCCCGCGCGACCTGCCCG